One window of Magallana gigas chromosome 2, xbMagGiga1.1, whole genome shotgun sequence genomic DNA carries:
- the LOC105342649 gene encoding uncharacterized protein, whose translation MNGLIIVVVALLGCAYAQMDNPMALAMLSGGLRGSASSGMSGGMDPMSLALLGGAGNSKMLRMMTFMNMMKPQEPTPTEATPADPAQPRATQDNTSVNPMMNTLMTLSLCKISDTAGDQRFCTPFTCKLESLRRYANPSLLQCQQMMGCCFKDMRSMYIANMMKGL comes from the exons ATGAACGGATTAATAATTGTCGTAGTAGCACTTTTAGGATGTGCAT ATGCTCAGATGGATAACCCAATGGCCTTGGCTATGCTTAGCGGGGGGCTACGTGGCAGTGCCAGCTCAGGAATGTCCGGTGGCATGGACCCAATGAGCCTGGCCCTTTTGGGTGGAGCCGGAAACAGTAAGATGTTGAGGATGATGACCTTCATGAACATGATGAAGCCCCAGGAACCCACCCCCACCGAGGCTACCCCCGCCGACCCCGCCCAGCCACGAGCCACCCAGGACAACACCAGCGTTAACCCAATGATGAACACCCTCATGACCCTCAGTCTGTGCAAGATCAGCGACACCGCCGGGGACCAGAGATTCTGTACTCCATTCACCTGCAAGCTGGAATCTCTGCGCCGGTACGCTAACCCCAGCCTCCTGCAATGCCAACAGATGATGGGATGCTGCTTCAAGGATATGAGATCCATGTACATTGCTAACATGATGAAGGGATTGTAA
- the LOC105342652 gene encoding uncharacterized protein, producing the protein MAKYRPSPSNSLRQERKMLMRAAKIAYLSFSLIVLCLILHIVVLSVPSWVLYSNGVYSSYFGLWRYCYGNVGGETCVSTIGNPSVFNQGWYVAVQALQCLSLIVILAAAVCSGISVFLSIHERVLNMTTIILMNTAAVFILIGSIVFGSRVDSIPSTVNLAHYLYVPYYFNIVCGVLSALAGACMLKYKVEYSS; encoded by the exons ATGGCCAAATACCGCCCTTCTCCCTCAAATTCACTTCGCCAGGAAAGAAAGATGTTGATGCGGGCAGCAAAAATCGCCTATTTATCTTTTTCTTTGATTGTCCTGTGTTTGATTTTACATATCGTGGTTTTGAGCGTCCCGTCGTGGGTTCTATATTCTAATGGCGTGTACAGCTCGTATTTTGGATTGTGGAGATACTGTTATGGAAACGTTGGCGGAGAGACGTGCGTCTCAACCATCGGTAATCCCTCAGTTTTTAATCAAG GCTGGTACGTGGCCGTGCAAGCCCTGCAATGCCTGAGTCTGATTGTGATTCTAGCTGCTGCCGTCTGCAGTGGTATATCCGTATTTCTATCCATTCACGAACGCGTCTTAAACATGACAACAATAATCCTAATGAACACTGCAG CGGTGTTTATTCTAATTGGTTCCATTGTATTTGGGTCCCGGGTGGATTCCATTCCCTCCACAGTGAATCTGGCGCATTACCTGTATGTGCCCTACTATTTTAACATCGTCTGCGGAGTTCTGAGCGCCCTGGCTGGGGCATGTATGCTGAAGTACAAGGTGGAATACAGTTCCTGA
- the LOC105342651 gene encoding transforming growth factor-beta-induced protein ig-h3, whose translation MIKLLSILSCVQFALCGNVVEVLQQQNLTTLISLVQKAGLVDALLGGEFTVFAPTNQAFERLPATTLSYLSSNTQALADVLKYHVVSGTVMKSAASNELQVTSLAGSKIRFNIYPFNGMAVTVDGAKVRTFDLMTSNGVVHVIDSVMIPPAGDIVTQLNDNFDFTTLVSKVTQAGLASALQGNNLTVFAPTNAAFAKLSASTLQKLENDPNMLREVLLYHVVPHTVYSAGLFNKERLRTLDSNGDPIQVTITGGKVYLDLYSQVTEADVTATNGAIHVIDHVIVPDRYYLNLVPLTMLAFVALTVIVQSVFGGNLVEVLQNDGETTLIALVKQAGLADALLSGEYTIFAPTNAAFSKLPQSVLDGLQRDTTALANILKYHVVKGSIHKADASNELQLETLAGTKIRFNIYNHNNVVTVEGSKITHFDLTASNGMVHVIDTVMMPPTGSIVDLVAGNSDLSTLLSKVQSAGLAGALQGDALTVFAPTNAAFNRLGSHVLDNLRRNPQLLKEILEYHVVPHTEYSAGLYNREYLRTLDTHHDVIRLGVSSTNGVVINHRSHVTQADISATNGVVHIIDHVLIPSRYLFSAILGKK comes from the exons ATGATCAAATTATTGTCTATTCTGTCCTGTGTGCAATTTGCCTTGTGTGGGAACGTGGTAGAAGTTCTCCAACAACAGAACTTGACGACGTTGATTTCACTTGTCCAGAAGGCAGGACTTGTTGATGCACTCCTTGGAG GAGAATTTACCGTTTTTGCCCCGACAAACCAAGCGTTTGAGCGGCTACCGGCTACAACGCTATCATATCTCTCAAGCAACACACAAGCTCTCGCCGATGTGCTGAAGTACCACGTGGTATCGGGAACTGTGATGAAGTCAGCTGCATCCAACGAGTTACAAGTAACCAGTCTGGCCGGCAGCAAAATCAGATTCAACATTTACCCATTTAACGGCATG GCAGTGACTGTCGACGGCGCTAAGGTGAGAACCTTTGACCTGATGACGTCAAATGGCGTGGTTCACGTCATTGACTCAGTGATGATACCCCCTGCCGGCGATATAGTGACACAGCTGAATGATAACTTTGATTTCACCACGCTGGTCTCCAAGGTCACTCAGGCGGGGCTTGCTTCTGCACTACAGG GCAATAATTTGACCGTGTTTGCCCCTACCAATGCTGCTTTTGCGAAACTTAGTGCTTCAACTCTACAGAAATTAGAAAATGATCCAAATATGCTCAGAG AGGTCTTGCTATACCACGTTGTTCCGCACACTGTGTATTCCGCTGGATTATTCAACAAAGAGAGGCTACGAACTCTGGATTCCAACGGGGACCCTATTCAAGTCACTATTACCG GTGGCAAGGTGTATCTTGACCTTTATTCCCAAGTCACGGAAGCTGACGTCACGGCAACTAATGGAGCTATTCACGTCATTGACCACGTGATCGTCCCAGATCGCTATTACTTAAATCTCGTC CCACTAACGATGCTCGCCTTTGTAGCTTTGACCGTGATTGTGCAGAGTGTGTTTGGGGGAAACCTGGTAGAGGTTCTACAAAACGACGGTGAGACGACTTTGATAGCTCTTGTTAAACAAGCGGGTCTGGCCGACGCTCTACTGTCAG GAGAGTACACCATATTTGCTCCAACAAACGCTGCATTCTCCAAACTTCCCCAGTCTGTCCTTGACGGTCTACAGAGAGATACCACCGCTTTGGCAAATATACTGAAATACCACGTGGTCAAAGGTTCCATTCACAAGGCCGATGCATCCAATGAGCTTCAGTTGGAGACTTTGGCTGGAACCaaaatcagattcaacatcTATAATCACAATAAC GTTGTTACAGTGGAAGGATCCAAAATCACACACTTTGATCTGACCGCCTCAAATGGAATGGTGCACGTCATCGACACCGTGATGATGCCTCCTACAGGAAGCATCGTGGATTTGGTGGCTGGCAACAGTGACCTGAGCACTCTTTTATCTAAGGTGCAGTCAGCTGGATTAGCCGGGGCACTACAGG GGGATGCTCTAACAGTGTTTGCACCAACCAATGCTGCTTTCAATAGACTTGGTAGTCATGTTTTGGACAACCTTAGAAGAAACCCACAGCTTCTTAAAG AAATTCTGGAGTACCACGTCGTTCCTCACACTGAATACTCAGCTGGATTGTACAACCGAGAATACCTCAGAACCCTTGATACTCACCATGACGTCATCAGACTTGGAGTCAGCA GTACTAATGGTGTTGTTATTAATCATCGTTCTCACGTGACACAAGCCGACATCAGCGCCACCAACGGTGTCGTACACATCATAGATCACGTACTTATTCCATCCCGTTATCTTTTCTCTGCGATATTGGGGAAAAAGTAA